A window of the Roseovarius sp. S88 genome harbors these coding sequences:
- a CDS encoding ABC transporter ATP-binding protein — protein sequence MTEPLLRLSGLTKTYPGVVANDDVSFDIHPGQVHALLGENGAGKSTLVKMIYGLVAPDQGTMLLLGQDFAPKEPSDARAAGVAMVFQHFSLFEALSVAENVALGMETPPPMRQLSARIRDVSNGYGLPLDPSRMVGDLSAGERQRVEIIRCLLQDPRLLIMDEPTSVLTPQEVEILFQTLRKLTSEGVAILYISHKLEEIQRLCDQATILRHGRKVGTCVPSESSARDMAEMMVGNSFATPARADHRAGDVILELRNLSRPPSSAFGMSLRNISFALYSGEILGIGGVAGNGQDELLAALSGEARGAPDTIVFQGTPIGNFGPSERRRLGLLAAPEERLGHAAAPDMSLTENALLTGFARQNLHWQGVLNWSAAKNFAESIIVKFDVRTPSADVAARALSGGNLQKFVIGREVVQRPAVFVVNQPTWGVDAAAAAAIRQALLDLATNGAAVLCISQDLDELLEISDRFAALNEGRLSDIKASNTLSVEEIGLMMGGAHGMEVAHG from the coding sequence GTGACAGAGCCTTTGCTGAGACTTTCCGGCCTGACCAAAACCTATCCCGGGGTTGTGGCCAATGACGATGTGAGCTTTGACATCCATCCAGGCCAGGTGCATGCGCTCTTGGGGGAAAACGGGGCTGGCAAGTCAACGCTGGTTAAAATGATTTACGGTCTGGTTGCGCCAGACCAAGGCACCATGCTGTTGCTTGGACAGGACTTTGCGCCCAAAGAACCCAGTGACGCCCGGGCCGCAGGCGTGGCCATGGTGTTTCAGCATTTCTCGCTCTTTGAAGCTCTTAGCGTTGCTGAAAACGTGGCCCTTGGCATGGAGACCCCACCGCCGATGCGGCAGCTCTCAGCCCGCATTCGGGATGTCTCAAACGGTTATGGCTTGCCGCTGGATCCAAGCCGCATGGTTGGCGACCTTTCTGCAGGGGAACGACAGCGCGTCGAAATCATTCGTTGCCTTCTGCAAGACCCCCGGCTTCTGATCATGGATGAACCGACGTCAGTCCTCACCCCGCAAGAGGTCGAAATCCTGTTTCAAACCTTACGCAAACTCACATCCGAAGGTGTCGCGATCCTTTATATCTCCCACAAACTGGAAGAAATTCAGCGCCTGTGTGACCAGGCCACGATCCTTCGGCACGGACGCAAGGTCGGCACTTGTGTTCCGTCCGAGTCATCGGCGCGCGACATGGCTGAGATGATGGTCGGCAACAGCTTTGCCACCCCGGCGCGCGCAGATCACAGAGCCGGCGACGTGATACTGGAATTGCGAAACCTTTCACGCCCGCCCTCGTCTGCTTTTGGCATGTCTCTGAGAAATATCAGCTTTGCCCTTTATTCGGGGGAAATACTTGGCATCGGCGGCGTGGCGGGCAATGGTCAGGATGAGCTGCTGGCCGCGCTTTCCGGCGAGGCGCGAGGCGCTCCTGACACTATCGTGTTCCAAGGCACACCCATTGGCAATTTCGGTCCCTCCGAACGGCGCCGGCTAGGATTGCTGGCCGCCCCCGAAGAGAGGCTGGGTCATGCCGCAGCCCCGGATATGAGCCTGACCGAAAACGCGCTTTTGACAGGGTTTGCGCGCCAAAACCTGCATTGGCAGGGGGTTCTCAACTGGTCGGCCGCGAAAAATTTTGCAGAGTCCATCATCGTGAAATTCGATGTCCGCACCCCAAGTGCCGATGTCGCGGCGCGTGCTTTGTCGGGGGGAAATCTTCAGAAATTTGTCATCGGGCGCGAGGTTGTACAGCGCCCGGCTGTGTTTGTTGTCAATCAACCCACCTGGGGCGTCGATGCAGCGGCCGCCGCGGCCATCCGGCAGGCTCTGCTGGATCTGGCCACCAATGGGGCGGCCGTGCTTTGCATCAGCCAGGATCTTGATGAGCTTCTGGAAATCTCCGACCGGTTTGCAGCCCTCAACGAAGGGCGTTTGTCTGATATCAAAGCCTCCAACACGCTCTCCGTTGAGGAAATCGGCCTGATGATGGGCGGCGCACACGGGATGGAGGTGGCACATGGCTAA
- the dnaE gene encoding DNA polymerase III subunit alpha yields MSRTPRFIHLRLHTEYSLLEGAVRLKKLADLCVTHDMPAVAVTDTNNMFAALEFSVAASGAGVQPIMGCQFDLQYLAPEPGKRAVPPAPVVLLAQNEQGYENLMKLNSALYLRADGQLPHLTIEDLEAHAEAVICLSGGPDGAVGKLLQLGQHAAAEALMTRIKAAFGDRLYVELQRHRGEAGVPEAEVLTERGFVEMAYAMDLPLVATNDVYFPKADMYEAHDAMICVAEGAYVDQSEPRRRLTAEHYFKSPAEMATLFADLPEAIENTVEIAQRCAFGAYKRDPILPKFADDEIEELRRQAEAGLKERLAVIPHATSVEEYEKRLDFELGIIEGMGFPGYFLIVADFIKWAKEKDIPVGPGRGSGAGSLVAYALTITDLDPLAYSLLFERFLNPERVSMPDFDIDFCMDRREEVIQYVQQKYGRDKVGQIITFGALLSKAAVRDLGRVLQMPYGQVDRLSKMIPVEGVKPVSIEKALAQEERLRDEAKREEVVDRLLKYGMQVEGLLRNASTHAAGVVIGDRPLDALVPLYQDPRSDMPATQFNMKWVEQAGLVKFDFLGLKTLTVIQNAMAQIHASGRDLHVAADGTQLYEPAEGAVNQINAIPLDDTKTYELYAAAKTVAVFQVESSGMMDALKRMKPDCIEDIIALVALYRPGPMENIPKFCEVKNQLSERETLHPSIDHILDETQGIIVYQEQVMQIAQEMAGYSLGGADLLRRAMGKKIQEAMDAERPKFIAGAKENGVDDAKALEVWNLLDKFANYGFNKSHAAAYAVVSYQTAWLKANHSVEFMAGVMNCDIHLTDKLAVYFEEVRKQLDLPWAPPCVNRSEATFSVKDGVLHYGLGALKNVGAEAMRLITEVRGDKPFVTLFDFARRVDLKSIGKRPLEMLARAGGFDELDRNRRRVFDSLEALMRYSAAIFEQRASNQVSLFGEAGDDLPEPRLSPVEDWLPAERLTEEFTAVGFYLSGHPLDDYMAALRRKDVKTLDEVTELAAQKGALVAKMAGVVAGRQERKSARGNRFAFVQLSDVTGGYEVTMFSDTLESARDDLETGAQIVLGVEATMEADQLKLLARSVQPADAVVADAGASGLRIFVESEAAIPSVASVLTSAEDLKQRTGRGPIYFCLMHQGLPGEVEIAAGREFPVTPKIKGAIKSLSGVVTVEDI; encoded by the coding sequence ATGAGCAGAACCCCTCGATTCATCCATCTTCGTCTTCATACTGAATATTCGCTTCTTGAAGGGGCCGTGCGCCTCAAAAAGCTCGCGGATCTCTGCGTCACCCACGACATGCCGGCGGTTGCTGTGACCGACACCAACAATATGTTCGCGGCACTGGAGTTTTCCGTGGCTGCCAGCGGGGCCGGTGTGCAGCCGATCATGGGGTGTCAGTTCGATCTGCAATACCTCGCGCCTGAACCCGGTAAGCGCGCAGTGCCACCCGCCCCCGTCGTTCTGTTGGCGCAAAACGAACAGGGGTATGAGAACCTCATGAAGCTCAATTCGGCGCTTTACCTGCGCGCGGATGGGCAGTTGCCACACCTGACAATCGAAGACCTTGAGGCGCATGCTGAGGCGGTCATCTGTCTCAGCGGTGGTCCGGATGGCGCGGTGGGCAAGCTCTTGCAGCTTGGTCAGCACGCAGCGGCCGAGGCTTTGATGACACGGATCAAGGCAGCATTCGGAGACCGGCTCTATGTAGAGTTGCAGCGTCACCGCGGTGAGGCAGGCGTGCCAGAGGCCGAAGTGCTCACGGAACGCGGTTTTGTCGAGATGGCTTATGCCATGGATTTGCCTTTAGTGGCGACGAACGATGTCTATTTTCCCAAGGCAGACATGTACGAGGCGCATGACGCGATGATCTGCGTGGCCGAAGGGGCTTATGTGGATCAGTCCGAGCCGCGCCGAAGGCTGACGGCCGAGCACTACTTCAAAAGTCCGGCAGAGATGGCGACGCTATTCGCTGATTTGCCTGAGGCCATTGAAAATACGGTGGAAATTGCGCAACGCTGCGCATTCGGAGCTTACAAACGCGATCCAATCCTCCCAAAATTTGCAGATGATGAGATCGAAGAACTGCGCCGACAGGCAGAAGCGGGTCTCAAAGAGCGGCTGGCCGTTATTCCCCATGCGACCTCTGTCGAAGAGTACGAAAAGCGCCTCGACTTTGAGCTTGGCATTATCGAAGGCATGGGTTTTCCTGGCTATTTTCTGATCGTTGCCGATTTCATCAAATGGGCCAAGGAAAAGGATATTCCGGTTGGTCCCGGGCGCGGTTCGGGTGCAGGCAGTCTTGTGGCCTATGCGCTGACGATCACCGACCTTGATCCGCTGGCTTACTCGCTTCTTTTCGAGCGGTTCCTGAACCCAGAGAGGGTCAGTATGCCGGATTTCGATATCGACTTCTGCATGGATCGTCGCGAAGAGGTCATTCAGTACGTTCAGCAAAAATATGGCCGCGACAAGGTGGGGCAGATCATTACGTTCGGCGCGCTTTTGTCCAAGGCGGCGGTGCGCGACCTTGGCCGGGTGTTGCAGATGCCCTATGGACAGGTGGATCGACTCAGCAAAATGATCCCGGTTGAAGGTGTGAAACCTGTGAGCATCGAAAAGGCGCTCGCTCAGGAAGAGCGCTTGCGCGATGAGGCCAAGCGCGAAGAGGTGGTCGACCGTCTGCTGAAATACGGCATGCAGGTAGAAGGTCTGCTCAGAAACGCCTCGACCCATGCAGCGGGTGTAGTGATTGGTGATCGGCCTTTGGATGCTTTGGTGCCGCTCTACCAGGACCCACGTTCTGACATGCCGGCCACGCAGTTCAACATGAAGTGGGTGGAACAGGCCGGGCTGGTCAAATTCGACTTTCTCGGCCTGAAAACCCTGACCGTTATTCAGAACGCAATGGCGCAGATCCACGCTTCAGGTCGGGATTTGCATGTCGCCGCTGATGGCACGCAGCTTTATGAACCTGCCGAAGGCGCGGTCAATCAGATCAACGCCATTCCGCTGGATGATACCAAAACCTATGAGCTTTATGCCGCCGCCAAAACCGTCGCTGTGTTCCAGGTGGAAAGCTCCGGCATGATGGATGCGCTCAAGCGCATGAAACCCGATTGCATCGAGGACATCATCGCACTTGTAGCGCTCTACCGCCCTGGCCCGATGGAGAACATTCCGAAGTTTTGCGAGGTGAAAAACCAGCTTTCAGAGCGCGAAACGCTGCACCCTTCGATTGATCACATTCTGGATGAGACCCAGGGTATCATCGTCTACCAAGAACAGGTTATGCAAATCGCCCAGGAGATGGCGGGTTACAGCCTTGGCGGTGCGGACCTTCTGCGCCGCGCGATGGGCAAAAAGATCCAAGAGGCGATGGATGCCGAGCGGCCGAAATTCATTGCTGGCGCCAAGGAAAACGGTGTCGATGACGCCAAGGCGCTAGAGGTATGGAACCTCTTGGATAAATTCGCCAATTACGGATTCAACAAATCCCATGCGGCGGCCTATGCTGTCGTCAGTTATCAGACGGCGTGGCTCAAAGCGAACCATTCGGTGGAGTTCATGGCCGGAGTGATGAATTGCGACATTCATCTCACTGATAAGCTGGCTGTCTATTTTGAAGAAGTGCGCAAACAACTTGATCTGCCCTGGGCGCCGCCTTGCGTGAACCGCTCAGAGGCGACGTTTTCCGTCAAAGACGGTGTTCTGCACTATGGGCTCGGCGCACTCAAGAACGTGGGTGCCGAGGCGATGCGCCTGATCACCGAAGTGCGGGGTGACAAACCCTTTGTTACGCTCTTTGATTTTGCGCGGCGGGTTGATTTGAAATCCATTGGCAAGCGGCCGCTGGAAATGCTGGCCCGCGCGGGCGGTTTTGATGAACTGGATCGCAACCGCCGCCGTGTGTTTGACAGCCTTGAGGCGTTGATGCGGTATTCCGCAGCCATATTCGAACAACGCGCCTCCAATCAGGTTTCACTCTTTGGCGAAGCGGGCGATGACCTGCCCGAACCGCGTCTCAGCCCGGTAGAAGACTGGCTTCCGGCGGAGCGATTGACCGAAGAATTCACCGCTGTGGGCTTTTACCTCTCTGGTCATCCGCTAGACGACTACATGGCCGCGCTGCGCCGCAAGGATGTCAAAACGCTGGATGAGGTCACGGAATTGGCCGCGCAAAAGGGCGCGCTTGTGGCTAAAATGGCCGGGGTCGTTGCAGGGCGTCAGGAACGCAAATCCGCACGCGGCAACCGCTTTGCCTTTGTTCAGCTCAGCGATGTGACTGGCGGATACGAAGTCACAATGTTTTCCGATACGCTGGAAAGCGCAAGAGACGATCTGGAAACCGGTGCGCAGATTGTCTTGGGCGTTGAGGCCACCATGGAGGCCGATCAACTCAAGCTTCTGGCTCGAAGTGTGCAGCCCGCTGATGCCGTTGTGGCCGATGCAGGTGCCTCGGGTCTGCGGATATTTGTGGAAAGCGAAGCTGCGATCCCATCGGTCGCAAGTGTCCTGACCTCTGCCGAAGATCTCAAACAGCGGACAGGAAGAGGGCCCATCTATTTTTGCCTGATGCATCAGGGACTTCCAGGAGAAGTCGAGATTGCCGCGGGGCGCGAATTCCCTGTAACACCCAAGATCAAAGGCGCAATCAAAAGTCTTTCAGGTGTTGTGACAGTCGAGGATATCTAA
- a CDS encoding alpha/beta hydrolase, with the protein MDAVAPDNSSRVIEGEVYASHQLGGASVSLCCDLYLPSVPSPPLFVWFHGGAFVTGNFRQRVCRRMGRVLTKHGIAVASVQYRLKAEFDDLSEAVQMQYDALQAKRRNHLRLLLSHDRALAAMEDGLAFVRWANDNADRFGWSDTRILAGTSAGGINAFNMVFTAPALGIECSKPAGVFSASGGYAYPSLVSPELSGPILAIHNPEDKRVPIKSVRRMKRVMGKQVRLIESDTMIHSHITPFPDERRFATFKRIADFVHSARDNSK; encoded by the coding sequence TTGGATGCTGTTGCTCCGGACAATTCTTCCCGTGTGATCGAAGGAGAAGTCTATGCTTCGCATCAGCTCGGTGGTGCATCTGTTTCTCTTTGTTGCGATTTGTATCTGCCATCAGTCCCATCACCCCCTCTTTTCGTGTGGTTTCACGGTGGTGCGTTTGTGACAGGTAACTTTCGCCAGCGCGTTTGCCGAAGGATGGGGAGAGTATTGACCAAGCACGGCATCGCGGTAGCAAGTGTGCAGTATCGGCTGAAAGCAGAGTTTGACGATCTGTCTGAGGCCGTCCAAATGCAGTATGATGCGCTTCAAGCCAAACGCCGCAATCACCTCAGGCTTTTGCTGTCGCATGACCGGGCGCTGGCGGCGATGGAAGATGGTTTGGCCTTCGTGAGATGGGCAAATGACAATGCAGATCGGTTCGGGTGGTCCGATACAAGAATTTTGGCGGGTACGTCAGCAGGTGGAATAAACGCGTTCAACATGGTTTTCACTGCACCTGCTCTGGGCATTGAGTGTTCTAAACCAGCCGGAGTTTTTTCAGCATCTGGGGGCTACGCCTATCCTTCATTGGTTTCTCCCGAGTTGTCTGGCCCGATACTGGCCATCCACAATCCCGAAGACAAACGTGTACCGATCAAATCAGTCAGGCGCATGAAGCGGGTGATGGGTAAGCAGGTACGGCTGATCGAATCCGATACAATGATCCACAGCCACATCACACCTTTCCCGGATGAACGCCGGTTCGCGACTTTTAAACGAATTGCAGATTTCGTGCATTCGGCGCGCGACAACAGTAAATAA
- a CDS encoding SlyX family protein, producing the protein MERLEENIAHLQRTVDELSDVIARQEATIAMLNRRVQLLMEAEAEREAMNTGQVLAGDKPPPHW; encoded by the coding sequence ATGGAACGGCTGGAAGAGAACATTGCGCATTTGCAGCGCACCGTTGATGAGCTGTCGGACGTGATCGCACGTCAGGAAGCCACGATCGCGATGCTCAACCGTCGCGTTCAGCTTTTGATGGAAGCCGAAGCAGAGCGTGAAGCCATGAACACAGGCCAGGTTCTTGCAGGAGATAAACCCCCGCCGCATTGGTGA
- the hisS gene encoding histidine--tRNA ligase yields the protein MAKMKKAPRPKAETPKGFRDYFGVEVTERADMLHKIAGVYHQYGFDALETSAVETVEALGKFLPDVDRPNEGVFAWQEADEDGAGDWMALRYDLTAPLARVYAQHRNDLPTPYRRYAMGPVWRNEKPGPGRFRQFYQCDADTVGTASMAADAEICAMLADTLEAVGIPRGDYVVRVNNRKVLNGVLEVMGLEEGETRDAVLRTIDKFDKVGEAGVRELLGKGRLDASGAYIEGVGLSDDQAGPVLGFLTSKSDEASETISNVRQAVGGSQMGLEGVQELETIANLLVAQGYEPDRIVIDPSVVRGLGYYTGPVYEAELTFEIHDEKGRKRQFGSVAGGGRYDDLVKRFTGQAVPATGVSIGVDRLLAALREKGRIGGRVEGPVVVTVMDRDRMSDYQAMVAELRQAGIRAEVYLGNPKNFGNQLKYADRRGSPVAVIEGGDEKEKGIVQIKDLVLGAKIAESATLEEWKERPSQFEVPRDQLVAKVKEILDGQGK from the coding sequence ATGGCCAAGATGAAAAAAGCCCCAAGACCCAAGGCGGAAACGCCCAAAGGGTTCCGTGATTATTTCGGTGTCGAAGTCACCGAACGTGCTGATATGCTGCACAAAATTGCCGGGGTGTATCATCAATATGGCTTTGACGCGCTTGAGACGAGCGCAGTTGAGACGGTCGAGGCGCTGGGGAAGTTTCTGCCCGATGTGGATCGCCCGAATGAGGGTGTGTTTGCCTGGCAAGAGGCGGACGAAGACGGCGCGGGCGACTGGATGGCGCTGCGCTATGATCTGACGGCGCCCTTGGCGCGGGTCTATGCGCAGCACCGCAATGATCTACCCACACCGTATCGGCGGTATGCGATGGGACCAGTCTGGCGCAATGAAAAGCCTGGGCCGGGGAGGTTTCGTCAGTTTTATCAATGTGATGCGGACACTGTGGGCACGGCAAGCATGGCCGCGGATGCCGAGATCTGTGCGATGCTGGCGGACACGCTGGAGGCGGTCGGGATTCCGCGCGGCGATTATGTGGTGCGGGTGAACAACCGGAAGGTTCTGAATGGCGTGCTCGAAGTCATGGGCCTTGAAGAAGGCGAAACACGCGATGCGGTGCTGCGTACCATCGACAAGTTTGACAAGGTGGGCGAGGCCGGCGTGCGGGAGCTTTTGGGCAAGGGACGATTGGATGCGTCGGGTGCATATATTGAAGGAGTCGGATTGAGCGATGATCAGGCTGGCCCCGTTTTGGGTTTCCTGACCTCGAAATCAGACGAAGCGTCAGAGACCATTTCGAACGTGCGCCAAGCGGTTGGTGGCAGTCAAATGGGACTTGAAGGTGTGCAAGAACTTGAAACCATTGCCAATCTTCTTGTCGCTCAAGGCTACGAACCTGACCGCATCGTCATCGACCCTTCCGTTGTCCGTGGTCTCGGCTACTACACCGGCCCGGTTTACGAGGCCGAGCTCACCTTCGAAATTCACGATGAAAAGGGCCGCAAGCGTCAATTCGGTTCGGTCGCGGGCGGCGGGCGCTATGATGATCTGGTCAAACGCTTCACCGGTCAGGCTGTGCCAGCCACGGGTGTCTCCATCGGTGTGGACCGACTCTTGGCGGCTTTGCGCGAAAAGGGTCGGATTGGCGGTAGGGTCGAGGGCCCTGTGGTTGTGACGGTCATGGATCGCGACCGGATGTCGGATTATCAGGCGATGGTCGCCGAGCTGCGCCAGGCAGGCATCCGCGCCGAAGTTTATCTCGGGAACCCCAAAAACTTCGGCAATCAGCTCAAATACGCTGACCGGCGTGGCAGCCCGGTTGCAGTGATCGAGGGCGGTGACGAAAAGGAAAAAGGCATCGTGCAGATCAAGGACCTGGTCCTCGGCGCGAAGATTGCCGAAAGCGCCACGCTAGAAGAATGGAAGGAACGGCCCAGCCAGTTTGAAGTGCCACGCGACCAACTGGTTGCCAAGGTGAAAGAAATCCTCGACGGGCAGGGGAAATGA
- a CDS encoding ATP phosphoribosyltransferase regulatory subunit codes for MTNLAAIKAEALRLRGIFEAAGATPVGPPVLQPADTLLDLYGEDIRARAYVTSDALRGEQMLRPDFTVPVVQMHMEHGAEPACYTYAGEVFRRQEDDPDRASEYHQVGFELFDREAPEAADARVFSEIYNILKPLKLRASTGDIGILTAAVSGLQTTDRRKAALMRHIWRPRRFRALVDRYSGRASVPESRASLLAMDNPMEQAAPLIGLRSHAEIEARIAALREDAAAPNLSENDVALLDAILSVRETSVNALEHLRDIAVDLPSISPAVARLAKRLDALNAAGIDVTVLDFEASYGRTQMEYYDGFVFGFYAPDRPDLPPVASGGRYDALTRQLGQGREIPAVGGVIRPGLVVELGGAA; via the coding sequence ATGACCAACCTTGCCGCGATCAAAGCCGAGGCGTTGCGCCTGCGTGGGATCTTTGAGGCCGCCGGGGCCACCCCTGTGGGCCCACCAGTTTTGCAGCCTGCGGACACATTGCTTGATCTTTATGGCGAAGACATCCGTGCGCGTGCCTATGTGACGTCAGATGCGCTTCGTGGCGAACAAATGCTGCGCCCGGATTTCACCGTGCCCGTGGTGCAGATGCACATGGAGCACGGTGCCGAACCGGCCTGTTACACCTACGCAGGAGAGGTGTTTCGCCGCCAGGAGGATGACCCGGATCGGGCCAGCGAGTACCATCAGGTCGGATTTGAGCTGTTTGACCGCGAGGCCCCTGAGGCCGCTGATGCTCGTGTATTTTCAGAGATTTACAATATTCTGAAGCCACTGAAGCTGCGGGCGTCAACGGGGGATATCGGCATTCTCACCGCAGCGGTGTCCGGCTTGCAAACCACAGACCGTCGCAAGGCGGCCTTGATGCGCCATATCTGGCGGCCCCGCCGGTTCCGTGCGCTTGTGGACCGGTACTCCGGTCGCGCATCTGTGCCGGAAAGCCGCGCCAGCCTCTTGGCTATGGACAACCCGATGGAGCAAGCCGCCCCTCTGATCGGTCTGCGCAGCCATGCTGAGATCGAGGCGCGCATTGCCGCTCTGCGCGAAGATGCAGCAGCCCCAAATTTGTCTGAAAACGATGTCGCCCTGTTGGATGCCATTCTGTCTGTGCGCGAAACATCTGTTAACGCGCTGGAACATCTCCGCGATATCGCGGTTGATCTGCCCTCCATCAGCCCCGCTGTTGCGCGGCTTGCCAAACGGCTTGACGCGCTCAACGCTGCTGGCATCGACGTGACAGTGCTTGATTTCGAAGCCAGCTATGGCCGCACGCAGATGGAATACTATGACGGGTTTGTTTTTGGTTTCTATGCGCCGGACCGTCCGGATTTGCCGCCAGTCGCTAGTGGTGGGCGCTACGACGCGTTGACCCGGCAATTGGGGCAGGGGCGCGAAATTCCCGCAGTCGGCGGTGTCATACGGCCCGGTCTGGTGGTTGAACTCGGAGGCGCGGCATGA
- the hisG gene encoding ATP phosphoribosyltransferase, giving the protein MSIKIGVPSKGRLMEKTFDWFAKRGITLGRAGSDREYSGFVEGIDGVELVLLSAGEIPRELRAGRIHLGVTGTDLVREKLGQWDQVVEELEPLGFGQADLVLAVPQAWVDVNTLDDLDAAAAAFRSVHGFRLRIATKYHRLCREFLRENGVADYQLVDSQGATEGTVKNETAEAIADITSTGDTMRANHLKTLEDGLILRSQATLYRARRADICDLDRKTLGELIESLGVS; this is encoded by the coding sequence ATGAGCATCAAGATCGGTGTGCCCTCCAAAGGGCGATTGATGGAAAAGACCTTTGACTGGTTTGCCAAGCGCGGCATCACGTTGGGCCGGGCTGGATCTGATCGTGAATACTCAGGCTTTGTAGAAGGTATCGACGGTGTTGAGCTGGTCCTGCTGTCCGCTGGAGAAATCCCCCGGGAATTGCGCGCCGGGCGCATTCATCTGGGCGTGACCGGCACCGATCTTGTGCGCGAAAAACTGGGGCAATGGGATCAGGTGGTTGAGGAATTGGAGCCTTTGGGCTTTGGTCAGGCTGACCTCGTGCTGGCTGTCCCGCAGGCTTGGGTCGATGTGAATACGCTGGATGATCTGGACGCAGCGGCGGCGGCCTTTCGGTCTGTGCACGGGTTTCGGCTTCGCATCGCCACCAAGTACCATCGCTTGTGCCGTGAGTTTCTGCGCGAGAATGGCGTGGCCGATTATCAGTTGGTCGACAGCCAGGGCGCCACGGAAGGTACGGTCAAAAACGAGACCGCCGAGGCGATCGCCGACATTACATCTACAGGTGACACAATGCGCGCCAATCATTTGAAAACACTGGAAGACGGCTTGATCTTGCGCAGTCAGGCCACGCTCTATCGCGCGCGCCGTGCAGATATCTGTGATCTGGATCGCAAAACGCTCGGTGAGCTGATCGAGAGCTTGGGTGTTTCTTGA
- a CDS encoding mandelate racemase/muconate lactonizing enzyme family protein, producing MIIRSIKATPVNIPFVAPYRFSYGAIASLTKTVIELETEDGVVGLGECADGDRAADVEVMGVRLVGRDIRLVTEAVRLCVPSMAYSPWDNVLAKRRVFGGIEMAMWDARGKTEGLPLWHLLGGKVRDEIALTEYFAFRDPGPAHPGEATPVEIAKFCAEMIDKHDAQIFEGKLATFDLTTEVDMVREVRAAIGDRELRLDANGGWVLPTAKRAIKALGPYDVAWYEEPVENYEEMAALRSVTEAGLSSHRIDLRRAVELGAPDAIVTNINELGGMSGAVDFIRSCVRFDIGFRFHSGETGVASAAYLHLSAALEPVREASQTLLRWYADDVIEGGPMQPRSGTLPVPTGPGLGVAIDPKALARCHQRYCDEGAFPAGQTGGGYGGHFRKS from the coding sequence ATGATCATCCGCTCCATCAAGGCGACGCCGGTTAACATTCCTTTTGTCGCCCCGTATCGGTTCAGCTATGGCGCGATTGCTTCTTTGACCAAAACGGTGATCGAGCTTGAGACAGAAGATGGGGTTGTGGGTCTTGGCGAATGTGCCGACGGGGATCGGGCTGCCGATGTCGAAGTAATGGGTGTGCGCCTTGTCGGACGTGACATTCGGCTTGTGACCGAGGCCGTACGTCTTTGTGTACCCAGTATGGCCTATTCTCCCTGGGACAATGTGCTGGCCAAACGGCGTGTGTTCGGTGGCATCGAAATGGCCATGTGGGATGCGCGTGGCAAAACCGAAGGCCTTCCCCTGTGGCATCTTCTTGGTGGCAAGGTCCGCGATGAGATTGCGCTGACCGAATATTTCGCCTTTCGCGATCCCGGCCCGGCGCATCCCGGTGAGGCCACACCGGTTGAGATCGCAAAATTCTGTGCCGAGATGATCGACAAACACGATGCTCAGATTTTTGAAGGCAAGCTGGCGACATTCGACCTGACAACCGAAGTGGACATGGTCCGCGAGGTGCGCGCGGCGATTGGCGACCGCGAATTGCGGCTTGATGCCAATGGCGGGTGGGTCTTGCCCACCGCAAAGCGTGCGATCAAGGCGCTTGGGCCGTATGACGTGGCGTGGTACGAAGAACCCGTTGAAAACTATGAGGAAATGGCCGCTTTGCGGTCCGTTACAGAAGCGGGGCTGTCAAGCCACCGGATCGATCTTCGCCGCGCGGTGGAGCTTGGCGCGCCGGACGCAATCGTGACCAATATCAATGAATTGGGTGGCATGTCCGGGGCTGTGGATTTCATCCGATCCTGCGTGCGATTTGATATCGGGTTTCGATTTCACAGTGGCGAAACAGGTGTTGCAAGCGCCGCTTACCTGCATCTCAGTGCCGCACTGGAGCCTGTGCGAGAGGCCAGCCAGACCTTGCTGCGCTGGTACGCGGATGACGTGATCGAAGGCGGCCCGATGCAGCCGCGTTCCGGCACATTGCCAGTGCCCACCGGGCCGGGTTTGGGCGTTGCGATTGATCCCAAAGCGCTGGCGCGCTGCCATCAGCGGTATTGCGACGAAGGCGCGTTTCCTGCGGGGCAAACCGGCGGCGGATATGGGGGACATTTTCGCAAGAGTTAG